One Cryobacterium psychrophilum DNA segment encodes these proteins:
- a CDS encoding IclR family transcriptional regulator, which produces MPVRFEEFVAGHTTAPGQSVTSRVLSILAAFEHSASALTLSQISTESGLPQSTAHRLLGELEIWGAVQRDAQGRYQIGIRLWELGQHGGRKLRDLVRPFLQDLFGLTQETVHLAIRDGAEVLYMDRIYGSRRVPQASQVGGRLPLHATAAGRAILAFEDEWVQEAVLSGKLAQRTVHTKTDPDQLRRELTRIRDQGFSFASEEVRLGSCSLAVPVFAADGSIYAGLGIVFPISHMQQVERNLPILRGTAGLIQAQIAHLPTTARPGSVRPQKGSNS; this is translated from the coding sequence ATGCCAGTGCGATTCGAGGAGTTCGTGGCAGGTCACACAACAGCCCCGGGCCAGTCGGTCACGAGTCGCGTCCTCAGTATCCTCGCGGCCTTCGAACACAGCGCATCCGCGTTGACACTCTCGCAGATCAGCACCGAGAGCGGACTGCCGCAGAGCACCGCTCACCGCCTCCTCGGTGAGCTTGAAATCTGGGGAGCCGTACAACGGGACGCGCAGGGCCGGTACCAGATCGGCATTCGTCTGTGGGAGCTTGGCCAACACGGCGGTCGCAAACTGCGCGATCTTGTCCGCCCCTTTCTTCAGGATCTCTTCGGCCTGACCCAGGAGACCGTGCACCTTGCCATTCGTGACGGTGCCGAAGTGCTCTATATGGACCGCATCTATGGCAGCCGCCGGGTGCCCCAGGCCTCGCAGGTCGGCGGGCGTCTACCGTTGCACGCGACCGCCGCAGGCCGGGCCATTCTCGCCTTCGAAGACGAGTGGGTTCAGGAGGCAGTGCTGAGCGGGAAGCTCGCTCAGCGCACCGTGCACACCAAAACGGACCCCGACCAGCTACGCAGGGAACTCACCCGCATCCGTGACCAGGGGTTCTCGTTCGCGTCGGAGGAGGTGCGGCTCGGATCTTGCTCCCTCGCCGTGCCGGTTTTCGCCGCGGATGGCAGCATCTACGCCGGCCTCGGAATCGTATTCCCGATTTCGCACATGCAACAGGTTGAACGTAATCTACCGATTCTGCGCGGCACGGCGGGCCTCATCCAGGCTCAAATCGCGCACCTCCCGACGACAGCACGGCCCGGCAGCGTGCGCCCTCAAAAAGGGTCGAACAGCTAA